Sequence from the Peromyscus eremicus chromosome 4, PerEre_H2_v1, whole genome shotgun sequence genome:
CAGAATGTCCTTCATTAAATTCTATTATAAATCACTTAAAAGGTTAAGAATAAATGGTAGcagtttattattttcttatttattatgaAGAATGATAACATAAAGTTGACACCCGAAatagattttattgaaaattttaaataatttgaattGGTACATAAGTTTGAGAATGTCTAAGAGAATATATATTTTGGCTTTCTCCTTTATTCAATCAACTACATAGGTATTAATGTGATTTACTGATAAATaacaattaatttattttgagaatttaattATTGTTGATAATAAAGTGAtaattttattactataattTTTCATCAATCaatcataaaatattttgtgtaaAAGAAAACAGATAACTGTAATTTGTTTTTCAACACCTCTTATTCAATTGACATATTAGTTTTCATATTTcacttcatttactttttaattatttctcttattttttgagattataattgaaATACTTCATTAGTTCCTCCAAATTTTCCTGTATGCCATTTcttactctccttcaaattcaaattagtgtgtgtgtgtgtgtgtgtgtgtgtgtgtgtgtgtgtgtgtgtatatatatatatatataatgtgtggatgtacatatatgtatatatgtatatatattctaaatatatatgtacaacctgctcagtatgtataatgctatttgtatgtattttgctGGGCTGATCACTTATCCGTTTATACTGCACGTATTTGATGGCTGAAAGTGATAGATCACATCTTCAATATCTGCTTGTATAAAATCTGATAATACTCTTCAGTGAATAAGCTCAACAACTATGTTTTCTTTAATATAATAAATCTAGAGTAAAATTTTTATGTATCATGGATGGTACAGAGTCAAAATAGTCCCTTAAAAAGGTATCAGAACAGACTGAGAAACTTAAAGTAAATCCCCCCTAAATAGAATGAATTTCTAAATATAGATTTTGTGATCTCATTCTAACTTTACTAGGTCTGCCAGAGAAAGGCTAAAACATATTTCTTTCAAATACACCTAACATGATAGGTCagaatgcattttcattttttcaaacCAGAGAACATACAAAATATTCTGATACTTGAAAACTAATACATATTCAATAGTTATTTGCTTTAAAACACACTTATAATTTTACTTACAAGGTAAAAAAAACTACCATCGATGACAAATATGAGATAATTAGATGTGCTTTGGACATAAACTTACACATTTTTTCAACTATATTGAATGAGAGTGTAGTTTGGAGCTGATGAGCCTCCTGACTGTCTCCTTCACATCCTTGTTCCTAAGGCTGTAGATGAGAGGATTCAACATGGGTATAACCACTGTGAAAAGCACAGTAGCTACTTTGACCAACAGCCAGGAGTTTTGGGAATTGggaatacagtagagaagaaggacAACCCCATGGAAGATGCTGATGGCAGTCAGGTGGGAGGCACAGGTTGAGAAGGCTTTTCGGAGTCCACCCTTAGAAGGCATCTTGATGATTGTGACGACTATGAAGACATAGGAGGCCAGGATGATGAGGAGGCTAGAGGTCTCATTGAATATAGAAATGACTAAACATACCAATTGGCTAAAGGTGGGGTCAGAACAGGATAAAGAGAGGATGGCAGAGTACTCACAGCCAAAGTGATTGATGATGCCAGGTCCACAGTAAGACAGCTCTGTGAGAGTGTATGTGAGCATCACAGCACACAGACCACCCCACATATAGCTTCCAGCTACTAAGAATGCACAGAGTTTATGAGACATAGCCACAGTGTAGAGCAGGGGGTTGCAAACAGCCACAAACCTGTCATAGGCCATCACTGCCAACATGAACATCTCTGTAATCACACATGCACAGCCAAAGAAAAACTGAGCCATGCAACCTTTTAAAGAGATAGTTCTGTGTTCCACAACCAAGATCTCCAGTAATTTTGGTGTAAACACACTTGAATaacaaatatccagaaatgaaaGATGGCTGAGAAaaaagtacatgggtgtgtgAAGTTTGGGGTTGATCTTTCTGACCACAATTATGCCCAAGTTCCCCATTAAAGCAATAACATAGATTGTCAAGAACAGGAAAAAGAGGGGAACCTCCAACATTGTGTCTTCTGAGAAACCGAGCAGGAAGAATGTGGTGAGAAAGGTCTGGTTTCTGTTATCAAACATCATGGTCATATGCCACTcccaaaaaaatgaaataaaaagaaagacagcTAGCAAAGTTGAAAATGTGGCCAGGTAGACACTATGCACAGGCTCAGAATACTGAGTGAACGGAAGTGTAGACAGTTTGCATTCTGCACCATCCTGCATCACAGTGGAGTCTTATTTGAGTACATGGTGTCCACGGGAAGTTAAATTTCTCCATCAGTTCTTCCTGTAAAGGACAAAACAGTAATattatcagtgtttttgttttatgaaatatgTATATAAGAGGACTGGGGATGTGACAGAATCAGTAAAGAGCATCCTGTGAAAGCAGGAGGGCCTGTATTTGATTCcaactatttaaataaaaaggtaaGTCATGATGACATGTGCTTTTAATCCTAGAAACATGGAGAAATATACAGGCAGAAACTTAAGTCTTttgggccagccagtctagcctaatggGCAAGTCTGAGGCCAATAAAAGAACCTACCTCAAATAAGGTAAATATAGTACTCTTGAAGAACAAAACACAAGATTGTCATCTGGCTCCATACCTATGTGAACACATGTCCGCAAAACAAGCCTAACCCCTCAAAGAAATGTAACCCCCcaaaagtatatttaaatgtatGCCACTTAGAAAGCTTAGAATATATAATAATATGAAAAGTAAGGAAAGAATCACACTACAATGCAGACGCACAGAGGCTATTTAACAAGGAGGGCtctgtgggaagaggaagagatttcGTGAGTCAACTGAGAACGAGTGGGCATGGGAATAGGAGGGATTAGGTAGagggagagatagaaagagagaatacAGGGAGATATGGTTAGAATAAGGGGGCATTTGAATGGGAATGTGGAAACCTAGAGCAGTGGAAACCTCGTAGAACCTATGAGGGTGATTTTACTGAGGATTTAAcggaggatatggagcctgaatctTCCATCTTCTGCAACCAGGCGAGGCTCCCAGTGGTGTGTCTGGGACAACATCCCAGACAAAAATCCTTTGAATCCCACAATCTGTcttacctgcaagatgtgctgggtcaATAGTGGCTTTATGCTCTTAGaggtggccaaccaatgactgttcTAACTTGAGGCACAAGCCAAGAGAGAGATCCCAAGCCCAACACTGTCTGGAtggccagaaactagaagctggATTGCCCAAACACCATTGACAGGAGAAAAAGTCAgtaaatgattcttaatgatattctgctacactcatagatcagtgccttgcccaATCTTCAAATATTCATCATAGAGGTTTCTTCTGGCAGCTGTTGTGACCAGATGCAGATACCCatagccaaatattaggcagagctgGGGAAACTCGTGAAAGAGTGGGCGGAAGGATTGAAGGAAcaagaggggttgaggacaccaggagattGCAGCCCACACAATCGACTAAGAAGAgctcataggtgctcacagagactgaagcagcaatcatggagcctgcaaaGGTGTGTGTAGGTCCtctacatacatgctgtggttttAGCTTGGAGTGTTTGTGGGACGCCTAACAGTGGTAGAGGGGTGTCTCTTATTCTTGCCTTCTCATGGGACCTTCTTTCTCCTATTGATTTCCTTATCCAACCTTGGTATGGAGGTTTATGTCTAgccttattgcatcttgttataccATATTTAGTTGATATCCTTAGGGGACCTGATTATTCcttaagggaaatggaggagtggtAGATCTGGGGGACAGGTTAGGTGAGGGAGAACtgggaggaatgaaggaaggggAAGCTGCattcaagatatattgtatgagagaataatagataaaaagaaaaaaatcttaaaaagagagtAAGGGGATAAATGGCCAACCAGAAAAGATTGTTATGTTTTTAAGTCTCTTACATTAGATTGCTTTGGAAAATTAAGTAATTTACTATATAATGataaatataatagaaaaattGTAGGGAGTGAAATATATTGACATTCAACTCACAGTTCCTTATTAGATGCATTCAATTATTAGACACTCAATAGACATCgaataaaaagatgttttaaatgGTTGAGTTAAAATTTCACTgaccaggctagagagatggctcagcaggtaagagcactggctgctcttccatacgtcctgagttcaattcccagcaatcacatggtggctcacaaccctctataatGGGATTCAATGCTCTCCTCTGGCTAGCAGAAGTATATGAAGAcagagcattcatatacatacatacataaataaatcttttaaaaattccactGAGTATATATTACGAATTATTTTCCCAGTATATGGTCACTTATAATTCTATAAATTAAGTAATAAAGGTCGGTTAAGAAAATATTTGTGTGACAATTTGAAATTTTCATGTTGTTTTTGTCTAGCATGCAAGTTTTCTCCAGTTATAATTCATGAACAGAAATCAATACTAAAATGAGATTAGATCAAGATATCAAATGGTTGCAAAGCCTTTTGACTTCTTGAACTTGGAAGCTCAATCTTCTTTTGCAATATTACTGTGTTCCTTTTCCAAAATTATGTACCTGACTATACAATGAAGGATTTTTTTCTGAACATGATTACTGAAAGAAACCATGATACTCCATCATCATTGGCAACTCTAGATTTTAACCATTGTCTATTTCTCATTCCTTTTTGAATAGGGCagttcattaaatatttt
This genomic interval carries:
- the LOC131908283 gene encoding olfactory receptor 1165-like, whose protein sequence is MTMMFDNRNQTFLTTFFLLGFSEDTMLEVPLFFLFLTIYVIALMGNLGIIVVRKINPKLHTPMYFFLSHLSFLDICYSSVFTPKLLEILVVEHRTISLKGCMAQFFFGCACVITEMFMLAVMAYDRFVAVCNPLLYTVAMSHKLCAFLVAGSYMWGGLCAVMLTYTLTELSYCGPGIINHFGCEYSAILSLSCSDPTFSQLVCLVISIFNETSSLLIILASYVFIVVTIIKMPSKGGLRKAFSTCASHLTAISIFHGVVLLLYCIPNSQNSWLLVKVATVLFTVVIPMLNPLIYSLRNKDVKETVRRLISSKLHSHSI